From the genome of Desulfatiglans sp.:
ATAACTTCCAGAACCTGATTAAGTTTTTTATCCGTTTCAATCTGCTTAATTTCGAGATTGTCCAGGCGATGGAAAATCTGGGCATTGTTAATAATAAACCGTCGCATTGCTATAAAGGCTTTGATAATACTGATACTTATCTTAATAGCTGCATCACTTTTCAAGACAGCAGAAAGCATTGCAACGCCCTGTTCAGTAAATGCATAAGGCGCTTTCCTGAGCCCCATTTTTTCTTTATTGGATATCACAATTTGTGATTTCCAATCATGAAATTCCTTTTCAGTTAAATGAAAACAAAATTCCTCTGGAAATCTTACTATATTCCTTTTTACAGCCTGGTTTAATACTCTTGTCTCCACATCATAGAAAGCAGCTATATCCCGGTCAATAATTACAGGTTGATTGCGGATTACTATTATCTTGCTCTGTATGATTGGTTCTAATGCAACATTGTTTTTCATAATATTTTTTCCTGAACACATATTTATTCTGAAAGTCCTGAGAACAATAAGTGTCTACACAGTTGACAGACCCTCATAAAAGAGTTCAAGTCAGCCTTTGACTCTTAGCACCTTCAATCCACCCTAGGCGGACAAGTATTATAAATGCAAAACCGACCATAAATAAGTAAATAACGCCTATCTTGATTCAATATTCAAGATTCCCCGTACACACCCGGGATCTTCAACAAAATTACCTGTACACAACACGGGATCTTCGACAAGATTCAAAATTGTTTTCAATGAACAATGATCAGTAAACAGTTATCAGTCATTTCAGTGGTTAATTAACAATGAACAGTTATCAAAGAAAAGCTTAAAACGAAAAACTCTGTGAGACGGTTATTTGTTGTACCTGAAATGATTGAATGGGTTAGGTTTAAGACTTTTTGGTAATAAATGCAAGATGAAAAAGACAGGGTTCAAGGATTCATCCGCCGTCGCCAAGGCTAAGGCGGGACAAGAGGGGTCGAGGGTTCAAGTGAAAAGACAAATATTTATCCCCTTGGTCGAAATGACAGGATAAAGGATTCAAGATTCAAAATTGAAAAAATCCAGAAGTCAGCCGGCTTCGTATATCTACGCCGTGCCAGGCAGAGATTAATCGTCAACCAATCTTTTAAACTTCATCTCTAAATTATACTCGTTACTCACAACAATTGTTTCAATTGCTTGAAGTCTTTTTTCAATTCTATATTTCGTGTAGTTATCCAGTTCATCCATTTGTACTTTTATTTTTTCTATTTCTTTCTCAGCACTCTTTTTTGAAGCGTTGACCTGAGAGCTATGCAGAGTTTTTTTTACAACATCCCCGGCAACAATGATGATTACGATTAAGATAGCAAAAGTCCAGAAATCCATTACCGTCTCCATATATATTGAGTAAAAAGTAAAGGGGTCTGCCCTTGACTCTTTATGGCTTCAATAATCACAAAACAAAAACAACTTGATTCCAGCCTGCGCGGGAATGACGGATTGGGGACTTGATGCCCCGGTACCCCAAAAAGGCATCGCCCTGTTATATAATGACCGCGTCCCCCATTACGGGTTGAAAAGGGTAAAAATGACGAAAAAAATATTTTATTTGAAAAAACGTAAATGGATTAGGGGATGCAGGTAAAAAGGTAAATCAAATATTTATTTTTACCATTTTATCTACATTATCCCCATCTACTAAGTTGTTGCCCCTTTTACATAATTCTCTGACTAATCCGCAACTATCGAAATACCTCCATTTACCGTAGACAAATCAATACTCGATCCTCCGCCATTTACCTTACCATCTATCTTTTTCCCGATAAATTTCCCGGTAACAGTTACTGGAAAATCCGTGCTTATACCGCCGTTTACAGTTGATGCATGAATATCAGCAGCAACATCAGAAGGTAGAGAAAGTCTTACACTGCCGTTAACACTTGATAGATGAATATCATCACTTTTATCAAGATGTGTTGACCTCGCTTTAATCGCACCATTAACTGTACTTGCTTCAATTGAACCGTTAATATCAGACACATTAACTGATCCATTAACAGTTTTCAGAGAAATCTCACCTTTTAGATTTTCTGCTTTTACAGCACCGTTTACTGAATCTAAATTTAAATCTGTTTCAACAGGTATTTTTATTGAATAATCCACAATTACAGTATACCTTTCATCATTATTGAAATTCCAGTCAGACACACCGTGCTTTTTATTCGGGTAATCGGCCTCTATCCTCAGCCTGTCACCGCTCTCATCAATTTCTATTTTTACTTTTTTGATTATCTCTTCCGCATCAACGCTGCTTCCCCATTCTGCTTTTACCCTGATTTCAGCACCAATTTTTACCTGGTCTTTGTCCCATGATTCTGCATTAATGTAACCATTAATATTTCTCACAGAAACCTTCCCTCCGCTCTTAAAACTTATAGTTTTGTGGAACTCATCAGTTGCTGTTTGTGCAATTAAAGATAATGGCGAGATAAAAAGTAAAAACAGACTTATCATGATAGTTTTTTTTAACATACTTTGCCTCCTGGATAGTATTTTATTTATATATTGTTAAAACATTTTCTGCATAAAAAGATCCTGAAAAAATTATGCCCATTGTACTTGTTAAAGAGAAAACAATAAGTGGCCCACGCTTCTGCACCCTTCACACAGAGTAAATTCCGGATTTTATTTTTATTGTTAATTGTTCATTGTTAATTGTTCATAAATAAACCTTGCAATCCAGAAGCAAAAAAATGCACAAAAAAATAAAATTATACTTGTTTTTGTAATCCCGCAGTGGATCTTGAGTGTGATTTCTTTCCCTGTAACAATTTCAATGGAAAATTTTATCAAAACAAATAAAAGAGCAGCGTAGATAATCGGTCCCAGTAGATGAAATCTGAAAGATTCCTGAAAGTTTAAATGAGAAACTGCATAAAAGGATCGGGTTAACCCGCAGGTAGGACAACTGTAACCTGTGAGTTGTTTAAATTGACATGTCAGGAACTCTGTTTCTTCAGGATTTATAAAGATCGAAACCAGGAATACAGACAGTAAAGTTAATGCCATAACAGCTTTGGGGATAATTTTGTTTACAGGCATCGGGTTGTATGCGTAGATTTTTTCCATGGGTAAGTACGTTCTATAACTCATACAAATCCATTGAAGCCATCATCATACGGCTCCGGAAATGTCTTATACTCAAGGCCGAATTGTTCCAGAAACTCTACACTCA
Proteins encoded in this window:
- a CDS encoding DUF2752 domain-containing protein, with product MEKIYAYNPMPVNKIIPKAVMALTLLSVFLVSIFINPEETEFLTCQFKQLTGYSCPTCGLTRSFYAVSHLNFQESFRFHLLGPIIYAALLFVLIKFSIEIVTGKEITLKIHCGITKTSIILFFCAFFCFWIARFIYEQLTMNN
- a CDS encoding DUF4097 domain-containing protein; this encodes MLKKTIMISLFLLFISPLSLIAQTATDEFHKTISFKSGGKVSVRNINGYINAESWDKDQVKIGAEIRVKAEWGSSVDAEEIIKKVKIEIDESGDRLRIEADYPNKKHGVSDWNFNNDERYTVIVDYSIKIPVETDLNLDSVNGAVKAENLKGEISLKTVNGSVNVSDINGSIEASTVNGAIKARSTHLDKSDDIHLSSVNGSVRLSLPSDVAADIHASTVNGGISTDFPVTVTGKFIGKKIDGKVNGGGSSIDLSTVNGGISIVAD
- a CDS encoding ORF6N domain-containing protein, encoding MKNNVALEPIIQSKIIVIRNQPVIIDRDIAAFYDVETRVLNQAVKRNIVRFPEEFCFHLTEKEFHDWKSQIVISNKEKMGLRKAPYAFTEQGVAMLSAVLKSDAAIKISISIIKAFIAMRRFIINNAQIFHRLDNLEIKQIETDKKLNQVLEVIDSKEIKPSQGIFFDGQVFDAYVFINDLVKSAKKSILLIDNYIDETVLVLFTKRKKGIPLTILTRNPSRKLELDVLKHNEQYPPIALKPFDKAHDRFLILDDKTIYHFGASLKDLGKKWFAFSKLDTSAIELLNEIGIIT